In the genome of Nymphaea colorata isolate Beijing-Zhang1983 chromosome 9, ASM883128v2, whole genome shotgun sequence, one region contains:
- the LOC116260932 gene encoding lysophospholipid acyltransferase LPEAT2 produces the protein MEGYDRARELSAPLLPEPVDDVILDIGAATVNCESDRSAGETTSPFEFLLGSIAATPATTTGTAGFSHSSPLSHPPIPLDPFANRTVRIEGLYEWAKIVVCIPLAIVRLVFFGLALAVGFLATKTALQGWEDKQNPMPRWRCRVMWITRFCSRVILFCFGYHWIRRKGKPAPRELAPIIVCNHVSYIEPIYFFYELFPTTVASESHDGIPFVGTIIRAMQVIYVNRFSAASRKHAVNEIKRKASCDGFPRVLLFPEGTTTNGSALIYFQLGAFIPGYPIQPVAVRYPFVHFDQSWGNISLTKLMFRMFTQFHNFMEVEYLPVISPLENKKESPIHFAARTSHAIASALNVVQTFHSYGDLLLLLKASEQGYEKASAFMVEVARFDHLFSINTLEVVEFLERFMEMKPDCSGRVQMYNFLNSLRLKHSPLTEKVFAFLDVEQRGSITFRQFLYGSACILRQPAFRPACEVIFDNYDHNGEGYISEPQFGNALRCGDPYLSEKNVHELYALFDVDKDGVVGSNDFMICLQKNPVLIGLFPSCTRIETV, from the exons ATGGAGGGCTACGATCGGGCGAGGGAACTCTCAGCCCCTCTCTTGCCCGAGCCCGTTGACGACGTGATCCTCGATATCGGAGCTGCGACGGTCAACTGCGAGAGCGATCGATCGGCCGGCGAGACGACGAGCCCGTTTGAGTTCCTCCTAGGCTCTATCGCCGCCACTCCCGCGACAACGACTGGGACCGCCGGTTTCTCGCACTCGTCGCCCCTGTCGCACCCGCCGATTCCGCTCGACCCGTTCGCGAATCGGACCGTGAGGATCGAGGGTTTGTACGAGTGGGCTAAGATCGTGGTCTGCATTCCGTTGGCGATCGTCCGGCTTGTATTCTTCGGGCTCGCGCTCGCTGTGGGGTTCTTAGCCACCAAGACGGCGCTCCAGGGGTGGGAGGATAAGCAGAACCCGATGCCTAGGTGGAGGTGCAGGGTCATGTGGATTACTCGCTTCTGCTCCCGCGTCATCCTTTTCTGCTTCGG GTATCATTGGATAAGGAGGAAGGGGAAACCTGCACCACGGGAATTGGCCCCTATAATTGTATGTAATCACGTCTCGTATATCGAGCCGATCTATTTCTTCTATGAGCTATTTCCTACAACTGTGGCTTCTGAATCGCATGATGGAATACCATTTGTGGGGACAATAATAAGAGCAATGCAG GTTATATACGTGAATAGGTTCTCAGCGGCATCTCGAAAGCATGCGGTTAATGAAATAAAG AGAAAAGCATCATGTGATGGATTCCCTAGAGTGTTATTGTTTCCTGAAGGCACCACAACAAATGGGAGCGCACTTATATATTTCCAATTAGGAGCATTTATTCCTGGTTATCCCATCCAACCAGTGGCTGTCCGGTATCCTTTTGTTCACTTTGATCAGTCTTG GGGCAATATCTCATTGACAAAGTTAATGTTCAGGATGTTCACTCAGTTTCATAATTTTATGGAG GTTGAGTACCTCCCAGTCATTTCACcccttgaaaataaaaaagaaagtccTATTCATTTTGCTGCAAGG ACAAGTCATGCTATTGCAAGTGCACTCAATGTTGTTCAAACTTTTCATTCTTATGGTGATTTGTTGCTTCTTTTGAAGGCATCGGAACAAGGCTat GAGAAGGCATCTGCTTTTATGGTAGAAGTGGCTAGATTTGATCAT TTATTCAGCATAAACACATTGGAAGTTGTTGAGTTTCTTGAGAGGTTTATGGAAATGAAGCCAGACTGCAG CGGGCGTGTTCAGATGTACAACTTCTTGAATTCATTGAGGTTGAAGCACAGCCCTTTGACAGAGAAg gtatttgcttttcttgatGTGGAACAGCGTGGTTCTATAACTTTCAGACAG TTCCTATATGGATCTGCTTGCATATTGAGGCAGCCAGCATTCCGGCCAGCATGTGAGGTCATCTTTGACAATTATGATCATAATGGAGAGGGATATATTTCTGAGCCGCAG TTTGGAAATGCTTTGCGATGTGGAGACCCATACTTGAGTGAGAAAAAT GTGC